From the Desulfovulcanus ferrireducens genome, the window CCCTTGAGCCCGGAATAATTCTACAAAAAACCCCGGTGGCCATTGCCAGAAAAGCAACTTGGCAGGATAAAGAAACCAATTCTGGCATTGAGACAGAAATAGTACGGTTGACTCGTGAGTGGGCCAGGGCATGGGCAAAAAAGTCTGACGAATTTTTCTCCTTTTACCATGGGGAAAAGTTTACGTTAAGCGGTCAAGACTTCAAAAGATTTACGAGGAGAAAAAAAAGACTCTTTCAAAAGTATTCCTGGATTGATGTTTATATTCACCAGCCCAAGGCTTTGGCCGGACCAGGATACGTGGTTAGTTTTTTTGGACAAGTATATCGAACGTCAACTTTTTTTTCTACAGGGATAAAGAGACTTTACTGGCAAAGATTAGAAAATAATGAATGGAAGATTGTGGGCAGCGAATGGCGACCAGGCGCTGCCGCAATGGAAAGAGAACTAAAAGGCAAGTACCTGGAAGCAAGAAAAGAAGAACTGCTCCAGTGGATTGAAAAATGGCGTAAGGCATGGGAAAAGGCAGATCTTGAAAACTATGCCCGATTTTATACGATTGATGCGGTACAAGGATCGATAAAAGGGATAAAAGCTATCCTTGCAAATAAAAAGAAAGTCTGGCGCAAAGTTGGCCGTCCCCAAAAAATAGAATGCAAAAATTTTGATATTCAATTGGATAAAGAAGGCTTCCTAATCTCTTTTGTCCAGAAATATACGAGTGAGCAAGGTTATAAAGATACTGGCATAAAACAACTAAAGGTTGCCCCCTTACCTTCCGGCTGGCATATCATCTCTGAGTCCTGGAGAAAATTGTCATGGCCAAGGTAAAATATAATGTAATTTTTATGCGCGACGATGCTTCTGTGAAGCGGTGGCGCATAAGTTCATGGTGCATAAAATTCTTTATATGTATCCAGATTGTTCTAGTTGTAATCAGTATACTTGGCACATATATGGCTTTTAAATTTTTTCAAGAAAAAGAGAAGTTGCACATATCTTTGATGCAAACATCAAAATTGCTTAACGATACAAAGTTCAAATTAAAACGACTGGAAAATGTGCAAAAGATTTTGGATAGTTATAATAGTGAACAATTGCAGACTCTTCTGGTAAATCAAAAGTTCAATACACCAAGTATGCCCCCTATTGATCTTAATGAAATCTTCCAGTCAGTAGACCTGCATCTAGTTGGGATAGAAAACATCCAGGCCAAGTATTTTAAAAACAAAATGCAGGTCCAATTTGAAGTGAATAACCTCACTTCTAGTCGGACTGTCAAAGGTCGGGTCGATTTATGTCTCATTGGCCGGGATGGCCTGGAAGTGGATATAAATATTAATGATAAAAACCTACACTTTGAAATAAACCGCTTTAAGCGCATAAAAGCAACATTTATCTTGCCCAAATCCTTGCCCAGATCAGAAATTTTTGCACTGCGTCTTAAAATCACTGACAAAACAGGAAAATTAATCTTCTGTGAGACTTATCCTCTTGCTCATATCCTTGTTTAGTCTTGTCCTGGTCTGCAGTAGCTACCCAGGACTTGCCGCAACTCGAGCCACATTTCTGGCTCGAACATACTACCCTTTGGAAGTTTACTTTCTGCAAGGAAACGAGACCGGTCCTACCATTATGATCCAGGGAGGTATCCAGGGAGATGAGCTTTCCGGCATAATTGCTGCCCAGATTTTAACCAAATCTTTGATCAAAAAAGGTAATCTGATTGTTGTGCCACGTGCTAATCTGCCGTCGATTTTTGCATTTAAGCGGCGGATCAATGTAGATCTGAACAGGCGTTTTGATCAAGATTACAACCAATATTATGAAGATTACCTGGCTCGAGCCATTAGATATGTGGTCAGCAAAAGTGATGGCCTGATTCACCTACATGAAGGCAGCGGTTTTTACTCCCCTACATACGTTAGCCACCTACGCAACCCTAAACACTTTGGCCAGTCTATAATAATCGATACCCATATTTTTGAGGACAGAATTTTTCTGGCTAGTTTGGTCCAAAGCGTACTGGGTAGGGTTAATGGGGATTTAAGTCCACCCAAATACTCTTTTCAACTTTTTAACATGAATACCTTTGCTGCTGCCACCCTTTATCCGGAGCAGAGAAAATCTTTGACATATTATACACTGCGGGAGTTAAAACTCCCTGCACTGGCCGTGGAAGTAAGCAAAAATATTCGCGACTTATCCTGGAAGGTAAACTGCCATTGTCGAATTGTTAAAGAGCTACTCAGCCAAATGGGAGTAGAGATTGAACTTCCTGTGGGGATCACCAAACTGGTTAAAGAATGGTTTAACGGTCGCATAAACATCAAAATAAATGGTCAGGATGTTGCGAAATCCTCGCAAATAACATTAACTCCTTATAAGGAACTCGACATCCAGCTAGGCCCAAATGCTGACAAAAGCGATAAGAGCTGGGCTGTAATCATTCCGGATATACCATATCTAAATCTAATAAACACAAAGTTTGTTTGCCTCAAACCCTTCCCGTACCTGGACATCGTTCAGGACGGCCAAAAAATAAAAAGAATTAATATCAACTGGAAAGGAACCTGGTTCCAAAAAGATCTTAAGCTTCCTGTTTTGGTTTACTCTCAGGACAGAGAAATTAAGCTGGCCAGGCCAGGTACACAAATTTCCGCCTATGAGGGTCAGACAATCCTTTTACATGGCCTTTGGCTGGAACACGGCCAGGAAGTGCTCAATGTAAAAGGATTTGTAACCAACGAAATTACAAATGATGGTCAGGACAAAGGGATTCCTATAGTCTTGGCTAAAAACGGATTTATGTCCAAGTATATAAAAGATAATGGCAATGATTGGTCTTTTGTGATCCAGAGAGAAACCGAACGAAAGGTTAGATATAAATGGAAGGTAAAAGTTCAGAATACAAAATTTTCCGGGTTGAGACTGGTCAAGCTTCTCCAACCTGCAAAGCAGATAGGTACAAGTACAAAAGACACCAAACAATACTTTTTATTTCCAGGAGACAAAGAATACTCTCTGGAGAGAGGAAGGTATACACTAAAATCTTTTGGCGCGGATGAAAATTTTATGTGTTTTGTAGGCGACCATCCCCTGCCCATATATCCTGATGAAAAGCTAAATTTTTTGCACAATGGTAGATATACTTTACATATATTTGAAAGTAGAAGTTTTGCCGAACTGGGACAGATAAAAATTAATATCCAATAATCTTTAATATTAACCCAATAAACCTATAAAGGGGAGACCACAATGAATAATTTTTTTGTCAATCTCCCATTAAGATATATCGCCAGAAAAAAAAGGTACCTCGATTTGTTCATTGAAAACAGGATAAATCCTGAATTGGGCTTAGAAGCCTGGAGCATGGACAAATTGGATCTTGCTTGGCATAAAAATGTAGCCGAAAAAATCCATCGTGCTGGTTTGAAAACCGCCATTCACCTCCCATTTTTGGACTTGATGCCAGGCAGCATCGACCAATATATCCTGCAGGCAACAAGAAAAAGGCTAGACAAAGCCCTGGAAATAGCCAAAATTTATGAACCTTGCCATCTGATTGGCCATCTGGCCTATGATTCTGGCCTTGACGATGACTTTTATTCTTTTTGGCTAGAAAATTCTGTACAAACCTGGCAACAAATGGCGGAAAAAACTAAAAATACCTGTCCCATCTTTCTGGAAAATGTACGTGAACAAGATCCAACTATTATTAGCGACCTTTTGAGCGGGTTGAACGGACAAGTTGGTTTTTGTTTTGATCTTGGCCATTGGTTTTCATTTGGTCATGGAAGAGAAAATAACAACCTGGGTCATTGGCTCCAGACCCTGGCCCCTTATATCCGTCATCTGCATTTGCATGACAATCATGGCCACTTTGATGAACATCTGGGCA encodes:
- a CDS encoding L,D-transpeptidase family protein, giving the protein MNYVLRATCFLFSLNFLSVAFFLPSISSAWEANFSADPSAPELFLAIDKERQKLFILSNKSPLQKLKEFSCSTGQVRGDKQKQGDRKTPEGIYFLEKRLTRGLNYDLYGKLAFTLNYPNPVDRIKGKTGYGIWIHGRGHKITEFETKGCVALNMSDIAALEPGIILQKTPVAIARKATWQDKETNSGIETEIVRLTREWARAWAKKSDEFFSFYHGEKFTLSGQDFKRFTRRKKRLFQKYSWIDVYIHQPKALAGPGYVVSFFGQVYRTSTFFSTGIKRLYWQRLENNEWKIVGSEWRPGAAAMERELKGKYLEARKEELLQWIEKWRKAWEKADLENYARFYTIDAVQGSIKGIKAILANKKKVWRKVGRPQKIECKNFDIQLDKEGFLISFVQKYTSEQGYKDTGIKQLKVAPLPSGWHIISESWRKLSWPR
- a CDS encoding M99 family carboxypeptidase catalytic domain-containing protein, with protein sequence MRLILLLISLFSLVLVCSSYPGLAATRATFLARTYYPLEVYFLQGNETGPTIMIQGGIQGDELSGIIAAQILTKSLIKKGNLIVVPRANLPSIFAFKRRINVDLNRRFDQDYNQYYEDYLARAIRYVVSKSDGLIHLHEGSGFYSPTYVSHLRNPKHFGQSIIIDTHIFEDRIFLASLVQSVLGRVNGDLSPPKYSFQLFNMNTFAAATLYPEQRKSLTYYTLRELKLPALAVEVSKNIRDLSWKVNCHCRIVKELLSQMGVEIELPVGITKLVKEWFNGRINIKINGQDVAKSSQITLTPYKELDIQLGPNADKSDKSWAVIIPDIPYLNLINTKFVCLKPFPYLDIVQDGQKIKRININWKGTWFQKDLKLPVLVYSQDREIKLARPGTQISAYEGQTILLHGLWLEHGQEVLNVKGFVTNEITNDGQDKGIPIVLAKNGFMSKYIKDNGNDWSFVIQRETERKVRYKWKVKVQNTKFSGLRLVKLLQPAKQIGTSTKDTKQYFLFPGDKEYSLERGRYTLKSFGADENFMCFVGDHPLPIYPDEKLNFLHNGRYTLHIFESRSFAELGQIKINIQ
- a CDS encoding sugar phosphate isomerase/epimerase family protein, with the translated sequence MNNFFVNLPLRYIARKKRYLDLFIENRINPELGLEAWSMDKLDLAWHKNVAEKIHRAGLKTAIHLPFLDLMPGSIDQYILQATRKRLDKALEIAKIYEPCHLIGHLAYDSGLDDDFYSFWLENSVQTWQQMAEKTKNTCPIFLENVREQDPTIISDLLSGLNGQVGFCFDLGHWFSFGHGRENNNLGHWLQTLAPYIRHLHLHDNHGHFDEHLGMGQGKIPFVEFFAGLESLELKPGFTLEPHSAEDLAYSLNFMHANRFWFSLLGVKKNSVRDLAFKLK